A stretch of the Amycolatopsis sp. BJA-103 genome encodes the following:
- a CDS encoding pyridoxal phosphate-dependent aminotransferase, which translates to MSAPAPSPSPASRVSARIGGITPSATLAVDAKARELKAQGRPVIGFGAGQPDFPTPANVLEAAEAAVRDRVNHGYTAAGGLPELREAIAAKTVRDSGFEVDPGRVLVTNGGKQAVYSAFATLLDPGDEVLLPAPYWTTYPESIVLAGGVPVQVTADETTGYLVTVEQLEAARTPRTKVLLFVSPSNPTGAVYPREQVEAIGRWAHENGLWVITDEIYEHLVYDGAEAPSMPVLVPELADRTIVLNGVAKTYSMTGWRVGWLLGPQDVVKAATAYQSHLCGNVSNVAQRAALAAVSGPLDAVFAMRDAFDSRRKTALSLLSGIEGVETPVPLGAFYLYPSMKALLGKEIRGERPADTVALADLILREAEVAVVPGEAFGTPGYFRISYALAEKDLTEGITRMGRLLAEAR; encoded by the coding sequence ATGAGCGCTCCCGCACCCTCGCCTTCGCCGGCTTCACGCGTCTCTGCCCGCATCGGCGGCATCACGCCGTCGGCCACGCTGGCCGTCGACGCGAAGGCTCGGGAGCTCAAGGCGCAGGGCCGTCCGGTGATCGGGTTCGGTGCCGGGCAGCCGGACTTCCCGACCCCGGCCAACGTGCTCGAAGCCGCCGAGGCGGCCGTCCGGGACAGGGTGAACCACGGCTACACCGCCGCGGGCGGGCTGCCGGAGCTTCGCGAGGCGATCGCGGCGAAGACCGTCCGCGACTCCGGGTTCGAGGTGGACCCCGGCCGCGTCCTGGTGACCAACGGCGGCAAGCAGGCGGTCTACTCGGCGTTCGCGACGCTGCTCGACCCGGGCGACGAGGTGCTGCTCCCCGCGCCGTACTGGACGACCTACCCGGAGTCGATCGTCCTCGCCGGCGGCGTCCCGGTGCAGGTGACCGCGGACGAGACGACGGGCTACCTGGTCACCGTCGAGCAGCTCGAAGCCGCCAGGACGCCGCGCACGAAGGTGCTGCTGTTCGTCTCGCCGTCGAACCCGACAGGCGCGGTGTACCCACGCGAACAGGTCGAAGCGATCGGGCGCTGGGCGCACGAGAACGGCCTCTGGGTCATCACCGACGAGATCTACGAGCACCTGGTCTACGACGGCGCCGAAGCGCCTTCGATGCCCGTCCTGGTCCCGGAACTCGCCGACCGGACGATCGTCCTCAACGGGGTCGCGAAAACGTACTCGATGACCGGCTGGCGAGTGGGCTGGCTGCTCGGTCCGCAGGACGTGGTCAAGGCGGCGACGGCGTACCAGTCGCACTTGTGCGGCAACGTTTCGAACGTCGCGCAGCGGGCCGCGCTGGCGGCCGTGAGCGGTCCGCTCGACGCCGTTTTCGCGATGCGCGACGCGTTCGATTCACGGCGCAAGACGGCACTTTCGCTGCTTTCCGGGATCGAGGGAGTGGAAACTCCGGTGCCGCTCGGCGCCTTCTACCTCTACCCGTCGATGAAAGCCTTGCTGGGCAAGGAGATCCGCGGTGAGCGACCGGCCGACACGGTGGCGCTGGCCGATCTGATCCTGCGCGAGGCCGAGGTCGCCGTGGTGCCCGGCGAAGCGTTCGGGACACCCGGGTACTTCCGGATTTCCTATGCCCTGGCCGAAAAGGATCTCACCGAGGGAATCACCCGGATGGGCCGGCTGCTCGCGGAAGCACGGTGA
- the secE gene encoding preprotein translocase subunit SecE: protein MVVSDSDASGDKAKDDAGQKPDEQSRPVTAAARRERRASARPSGKADAKSDDKTRPAGKAKAGDKTEKSKDAKGAATPKRDRKPKQASIFARLMRFIREVWAELRKVIWPNRKQMVTYTAVVLVFVVFMVALVSGLDLAFKEVVGAVFGS from the coding sequence GTGGTCGTGAGCGACAGCGACGCCAGCGGTGATAAGGCGAAGGACGACGCCGGGCAGAAGCCCGACGAACAGTCCCGCCCGGTGACCGCCGCTGCCCGGCGTGAGCGCCGTGCGTCCGCGCGCCCGTCCGGGAAGGCCGACGCCAAGTCGGACGACAAGACCCGTCCCGCCGGCAAGGCGAAGGCCGGGGACAAGACCGAGAAGTCCAAGGACGCCAAGGGCGCGGCGACTCCGAAGCGCGACCGCAAGCCGAAGCAGGCGTCGATCTTCGCCCGGCTGATGCGCTTCATCCGCGAGGTCTGGGCCGAGCTGCGCAAGGTCATCTGGCCGAACCGCAAGCAGATGGTCACCTACACCGCGGTGGTGCTGGTCTTCGTGGTGTTCATGGTGGCGCTGGTGAGCGGCCTCGACCTGGCCTTCAAAGAGGTCGTCGGTGCCGTCTTCGGCAGCTGA
- the nusG gene encoding transcription termination/antitermination protein NusG translates to MTSDNGTAAGHELTELSDEQVHAALGDEQSEHLDSVEVPAAGDEVDEAGDVAEAEEASDETDDNAADDTAAAEPEVDENLDPVEKLRAELNAAPGEWYVVHSYAGYENKVKTNLETRTQTLDVEDYIFQIEVPTEEVTEIKNGQRKQVQRKVLPGYILVRMDLNDASWSAVRNTPGVTGFVGATSRPSPLTVEEVLKFLAPKVEAAAPAKSGKGEAAASESQLGGPAVEVDFEIGESVTVMDGPFATLPATISEVNVDGQKLKVLVSIFGRETPVELSFNQVSKI, encoded by the coding sequence GTGACCTCCGACAACGGCACAGCAGCCGGTCATGAGCTGACCGAGCTTTCCGACGAGCAGGTGCACGCGGCACTCGGCGACGAGCAGTCCGAGCACCTGGACTCCGTCGAGGTGCCCGCCGCAGGCGACGAGGTCGACGAAGCCGGAGATGTCGCGGAGGCCGAAGAGGCGTCCGACGAGACCGACGACAACGCAGCCGACGACACCGCCGCCGCCGAGCCCGAGGTCGACGAGAACCTCGACCCGGTCGAGAAGCTGCGCGCGGAACTCAACGCCGCTCCCGGTGAGTGGTACGTCGTGCACTCGTACGCGGGTTACGAGAACAAGGTGAAGACCAACCTCGAGACCCGTACTCAGACGCTGGACGTCGAGGACTACATCTTCCAGATCGAGGTCCCGACCGAAGAGGTCACCGAGATCAAGAACGGCCAGCGCAAGCAGGTGCAGCGCAAGGTGCTGCCCGGCTACATCCTGGTCCGGATGGACCTGAACGACGCCTCGTGGAGCGCGGTGCGCAACACGCCGGGCGTCACCGGGTTCGTCGGTGCCACGTCGCGTCCCTCGCCGCTGACGGTCGAAGAGGTGCTGAAGTTCCTCGCGCCCAAGGTCGAGGCCGCCGCGCCCGCAAAGTCCGGCAAGGGCGAGGCCGCCGCGTCGGAGTCGCAGCTGGGCGGCCCCGCGGTCGAGGTCGACTTCGAGATCGGCGAGTCGGTCACCGTCATGGACGGTCCGTTCGCGACGCTCCCCGCGACGATCTCCGAGGTCAACGTGGACGGGCAGAAGCTGAAGGTCCTGGTGTCGATCTTCGGCCGGGAGACCCCGGTCGAGCTGTCGTTCAACCAGGTCTCCAAGATCTGA
- the rplK gene encoding 50S ribosomal protein L11: MPPKKKKLAAIIKLQIKAGAANPAPPVGPALGQHGVNIMEFCKAYNAATESQRGDVVPVEISVYEDRSFDFKLKTPPAAKLLLKAAGVEKGSGEPHKTKVAKVTWDQVRDIAKTKESDLNAHDVDQAAKIIAGTARSMGITVVD, translated from the coding sequence ATGCCACCCAAGAAGAAGAAGCTTGCGGCGATCATCAAGCTGCAGATCAAGGCGGGTGCGGCCAACCCCGCGCCGCCGGTCGGCCCCGCGCTGGGTCAGCACGGCGTCAACATCATGGAGTTCTGCAAGGCCTACAACGCCGCGACCGAGTCGCAGCGCGGGGACGTCGTCCCGGTCGAGATCTCCGTGTACGAAGACCGCTCGTTCGACTTCAAGCTCAAGACGCCGCCGGCCGCGAAGCTGCTGCTGAAGGCCGCGGGCGTGGAGAAGGGCTCCGGCGAGCCGCACAAGACCAAGGTCGCCAAGGTCACTTGGGACCAGGTCCGCGACATCGCGAAGACCAAGGAATCCGACCTGAACGCGCACGACGTCGACCAGGCCGCGAAGATCATCGCGGGCACCGCCCGCTCGATGGGCATCACGGTCGTCGACTGA
- the rplA gene encoding 50S ribosomal protein L1, with product MTKHSKAYRQALELVDRERLYAPLEAAKLAKETSKSKMDATVEVAMRLGVDPRKADQMVRGTVNLPHGTGKTARVIVFAVGDKAAEAEAAGADVVGTDELIERIQGGWLDFDAAIATPDQMAKVGRIARILGPRGLMPNPKTGTVTPAVAKAVADIKGGKINFRVDKQANLHFVIGKASFDTEKLVENYAAALDEILRAKPSSAKGRYLRKVVVSTTMGPGIPVDPARTRNLLSEDA from the coding sequence ATGACCAAGCACAGCAAGGCCTACCGTCAGGCCCTCGAGCTGGTGGACCGCGAGCGGCTGTACGCCCCGCTCGAGGCCGCGAAGCTGGCCAAGGAGACCTCCAAGTCGAAGATGGACGCCACCGTCGAGGTCGCCATGCGCCTCGGTGTCGACCCTCGTAAGGCCGACCAGATGGTCCGCGGCACCGTGAACCTGCCGCACGGCACCGGTAAGACCGCCCGCGTCATCGTTTTCGCCGTTGGTGACAAGGCCGCCGAGGCCGAAGCCGCCGGCGCGGACGTGGTCGGCACGGACGAACTGATCGAGCGCATCCAGGGTGGCTGGCTCGACTTCGACGCCGCGATCGCGACGCCGGACCAGATGGCCAAGGTCGGCCGCATCGCCCGCATCCTCGGCCCGCGTGGCCTGATGCCGAACCCGAAGACCGGCACCGTGACCCCCGCGGTCGCGAAGGCCGTGGCGGACATCAAGGGCGGTAAGATCAACTTCCGCGTCGACAAGCAGGCCAACCTGCACTTCGTGATCGGCAAGGCCTCGTTCGACACCGAGAAGCTGGTGGAGAACTACGCGGCCGCGCTGGACGAGATCCTGCGTGCCAAGCCGTCGTCGGCGAAGGGCCGCTACCTGCGCAAGGTCGTCGTCTCCACGACGATGGGCCCGGGTATCCCGGTCGACCCCGCCCGGACCCGCAACCTCCTTTCCGAGGACGCGTGA
- a CDS encoding alpha/beta fold hydrolase: protein MPTFASFDGLQLRYTAWEGEGRPVLLQHGFAADTNANWIAPGVVDTLQDAGLPVISLDARGHGRSAKPHDEASYAADAMVRDVSALLDELGLDEVSMVGYSMGAMIALGAVAADPRIRCLAIGGVGSGIVDFGGVDTRVVTPDAISEALLSEDPATLPPSSAPFRVLADALRADRIALAAVARGTANPKLDLTAISVPTLILAGDTDPLAAEPERLAAAIAGARLVRVPGDHMTAVMHPAFGSTLAAFLTAHDL, encoded by the coding sequence ATGCCTACCTTCGCGTCGTTCGACGGGCTCCAGCTGAGGTACACCGCTTGGGAAGGCGAAGGGCGCCCCGTGCTGCTGCAGCACGGCTTCGCCGCGGACACGAACGCCAACTGGATCGCACCCGGCGTCGTCGACACTCTCCAGGACGCGGGACTGCCCGTGATCAGCCTCGACGCGCGTGGGCACGGTCGGTCGGCGAAACCGCACGACGAGGCGAGCTACGCCGCCGACGCGATGGTCCGCGATGTGTCGGCGCTGCTGGACGAGCTGGGCCTCGATGAGGTGTCGATGGTCGGCTACTCGATGGGCGCGATGATCGCGCTCGGCGCGGTGGCCGCCGACCCGCGGATCCGGTGCCTCGCGATCGGCGGGGTCGGCTCGGGGATCGTCGACTTCGGAGGCGTGGACACGCGAGTGGTCACGCCGGACGCGATCAGCGAAGCGCTGCTTTCGGAGGATCCGGCGACGCTTCCGCCGTCTTCGGCGCCTTTCCGGGTTTTGGCGGACGCCCTGCGCGCCGACCGGATCGCGCTGGCCGCCGTAGCGCGCGGGACCGCGAACCCGAAACTGGACCTGACGGCGATCTCCGTGCCGACCCTGATCCTGGCCGGGGACACCGACCCGCTGGCCGCCGAACCCGAACGCCTGGCCGCCGCCATCGCCGGCGCACGCCTCGTCCGCGTCCCCGGCGATCACATGACGGCCGTCATGCACCCCGCCTTCGGCTCCACGCTGGCGGCCTTCCTCACCGCGCACGACCTCTGA
- the rplJ gene encoding 50S ribosomal protein L10: MAKPDKEAAVAEIAESFRSSSATVVTQYTGLSVSQLSQLRRALGTSAKYRVAKNTLVKRAATDAGIEGLEDLFVGPTAIAFVEGEAVDAAKALRDFAKDNNALVIKGGFMDGKTLSVDEINKIADLDSREVLLAKAAGAFKAKLSQAAALFQAPASQVARLAAALEDKQRNAGTEAAEAPAES, from the coding sequence ATGGCGAAGCCCGACAAGGAGGCGGCCGTCGCCGAGATCGCGGAGAGCTTCCGCAGCAGCTCGGCCACAGTCGTTACCCAGTACACCGGCCTCTCCGTGTCCCAGCTGTCCCAGCTGCGCCGCGCTCTCGGCACCAGTGCCAAGTACCGGGTCGCGAAGAACACCCTCGTCAAGCGTGCCGCCACGGACGCGGGCATCGAGGGCCTTGAAGACCTGTTCGTCGGCCCGACCGCCATCGCCTTCGTCGAAGGTGAAGCTGTTGACGCCGCGAAGGCGCTTCGCGACTTCGCGAAGGACAACAACGCGCTTGTGATCAAGGGCGGCTTCATGGACGGCAAGACGCTGTCCGTGGACGAGATCAACAAGATCGCCGATCTCGACAGCCGTGAGGTCCTGCTCGCCAAGGCGGCGGGCGCGTTCAAGGCGAAGCTGTCCCAGGCCGCCGCGCTGTTCCAGGCGCCGGCGTCCCAGGTCGCTCGCCTGGCTGCCGCGCTGGAGGACAAGCAGCGCAACGCCGGTACCGAAGCAGCCGAAGCACCCGCCGAGAGCTGA
- the rplL gene encoding 50S ribosomal protein L7/L12, with amino-acid sequence MAKLSTTELIDAFKELTLLELSEFVKEFETTFDVTAAAPAAVVAAGPGAAAAAPVEEQDEFDVVLESAGEKKIQVIKVVREVVSGLGLKEAKELVEAAPKALLEKVDKEAAEAAKEKLEAAGAKIAIK; translated from the coding sequence ATGGCGAAGCTGAGCACCACCGAGCTGATCGACGCCTTCAAGGAGCTCACCCTTCTTGAGCTGTCCGAGTTCGTCAAGGAATTCGAGACCACCTTCGACGTGACCGCGGCCGCCCCGGCTGCCGTCGTCGCCGCCGGCCCGGGTGCCGCCGCTGCCGCGCCGGTCGAGGAGCAGGACGAGTTCGACGTCGTCCTCGAGTCCGCTGGTGAGAAGAAGATCCAGGTCATCAAGGTCGTCCGTGAGGTCGTCTCGGGCCTGGGCCTGAAGGAGGCCAAGGAGCTGGTCGAGGCCGCTCCCAAGGCCCTCCTGGAGAAGGTCGACAAGGAGGCCGCCGAGGCCGCCAAGGAGAAGCTCGAGGCCGCGGGCGCCAAGATCGCCATCAAGTGA
- a CDS encoding ABC transporter ATP-binding protein, producing MGAEVVIEGLSKSFGKQAIWRDVTLTLPPGEVSAMLGPSGTGKSVFLKSMIGLLKPDKGRCMINGVDIVTCSEHQLYEVRKLFGVLFQDGALFGSMNLYDNVAFPLREHTKKSETEVRRIVLEKLEMTGLNGADKKLPGEISGGMRKRAGLARALVLDPQIILVDEPDSGLDPVRTTYISQLFLDVNAQIDATFLIVTHNINLARTVPDNLGMLFRKELVMFGPREVLLTSEEPVVKQFLNGKMDGPIGMSEEKDSAQLAAERAMFEAGHHSGGVEDVSGVPPQMQPTPGVPTRMGAVRRKDRVMEILGGLPHEAQQSIIESLSPEEQQRYGVRPQRLAAAGHRSQQSDGSMPNHHQGQLPDDQVASIPHPGRPGNHRMRPHDPGSGGA from the coding sequence ATGGGTGCCGAGGTGGTCATCGAAGGTCTGAGCAAGTCCTTCGGTAAGCAGGCCATCTGGCGGGACGTCACGCTGACCCTGCCTCCGGGCGAGGTTTCGGCGATGCTCGGTCCGTCCGGAACCGGTAAGTCCGTCTTCTTGAAGTCGATGATCGGTCTGCTCAAGCCCGACAAGGGCCGGTGCATGATCAACGGCGTCGACATCGTGACGTGCTCCGAACACCAGCTCTACGAGGTGCGCAAGCTCTTCGGCGTCCTTTTCCAGGACGGCGCCCTCTTCGGCTCGATGAACCTCTACGACAACGTGGCGTTCCCCCTGCGGGAGCACACGAAGAAGTCGGAGACCGAGGTCCGCCGGATCGTGCTCGAGAAGCTCGAGATGACCGGTCTCAACGGCGCCGACAAGAAGCTCCCCGGCGAGATCTCCGGCGGTATGCGCAAGCGCGCCGGCCTCGCCCGCGCCCTGGTGCTGGACCCGCAGATCATCCTGGTCGACGAGCCGGACTCCGGCCTCGACCCGGTCCGCACCACCTACATCTCCCAGCTCTTCCTGGACGTCAACGCGCAGATCGACGCGACGTTCCTGATCGTCACGCACAACATCAACCTCGCCCGCACCGTCCCGGACAACCTGGGCATGCTCTTCCGCAAGGAACTGGTCATGTTCGGTCCGCGCGAGGTGCTGCTGACCAGCGAGGAGCCGGTCGTCAAGCAGTTCCTCAACGGCAAGATGGACGGCCCCATCGGCATGAGCGAGGAGAAGGACTCGGCCCAGCTCGCCGCCGAGCGCGCCATGTTCGAGGCCGGCCACCACTCGGGCGGTGTCGAGGACGTCAGCGGGGTGCCGCCGCAGATGCAGCCCACGCCCGGCGTGCCGACGCGGATGGGCGCGGTCCGCCGCAAGGACCGCGTCATGGAGATCCTCGGCGGTCTCCCGCACGAGGCCCAGCAGAGCATCATCGAGTCGCTCTCCCCGGAGGAACAGCAGCGCTACGGCGTCCGCCCGCAGCGCCTCGCCGCCGCGGGGCACCGTTCGCAGCAGAGCGACGGCTCCATGCCGAACCACCACCAGGGGCAGCTGCCCGACGACCAGGTCGCCTCCATCCCGCATCCGGGGAGACCGGGCAACCACCGCATGCGGCCACATGATCCGGGGTCAGGTGGCGCGTGA
- a CDS encoding MlaE family ABC transporter permease yields MLRETGNLFALGLDIVRGIFQRPFQLREFIQQAWFIASVTILPTALVAIPFGAVISLQFGSLARQLGAQSYTGAGSVLATVQQASPLVTALLVAGAGGSAVCADIGARTIREEIDAMEVLGVSAVQRLIVPRVLAMMLVALLLNGMVSVIGVLGGYFFNVVLQGGTPGAYLASFSALAQLPDLWVGELKALIFGFIAAVVASYRGLNPSGGPKGVGDAVNQAVVITFLMLFVVNFVITLIYLQIVPGKLD; encoded by the coding sequence ATGTTGCGCGAGACCGGGAACCTGTTCGCTCTCGGCCTCGACATCGTTCGTGGCATCTTCCAGCGCCCGTTCCAGCTGCGGGAGTTCATCCAGCAGGCCTGGTTCATCGCGAGCGTCACGATCCTGCCGACGGCGCTCGTCGCGATCCCGTTCGGCGCGGTCATCTCGCTGCAGTTCGGTTCGCTCGCCCGCCAGCTCGGCGCCCAGTCCTACACGGGCGCCGGGTCGGTGCTCGCCACCGTGCAGCAGGCCAGTCCGCTGGTCACCGCGCTGCTGGTCGCGGGCGCCGGCGGTAGCGCCGTCTGCGCCGACATCGGCGCGCGGACGATCCGTGAAGAGATCGACGCCATGGAGGTGCTCGGCGTCTCCGCGGTACAGCGGCTGATCGTGCCGCGCGTGCTCGCGATGATGCTGGTGGCGCTCCTGCTGAACGGCATGGTCAGCGTCATCGGCGTGCTCGGCGGTTACTTCTTCAACGTCGTCCTCCAGGGCGGGACGCCGGGCGCGTACCTGGCGAGCTTCTCCGCACTGGCCCAGCTTCCCGACCTCTGGGTCGGCGAGCTGAAGGCGCTGATCTTCGGCTTCATCGCCGCGGTCGTCGCCTCCTACCGGGGACTGAACCCGTCCGGCGGCCCGAAGGGCGTCGGGGACGCGGTGAACCAGGCTGTGGTCATCACGTTCCTCATGCTGTTCGTGGTGAACTTCGTGATCACGCTGATCTACCTGCAGATCGTGCCCGGAAAGCTGGACTGA
- a CDS encoding MlaE family ABC transporter permease, whose product MTFLQGAKRIANRPLQTLDNLGDQMSFYGRALLWTPRTLRRYMKEVLRLLAEVSFGSGSLAVIGGTVGVMVGLTLFTGVLVGLQGYSALNSIGTSAFTGFLTAFFNTREIAPLVAGLALSATVGAGFTAQLGAMRISEEIDALEVMGVPSLPYLVTTRIIAGFVAVIPLYVIGLLSSYLASRLVVIYIYNQSAGTYDHYFDLFLPPQDVLYSFIKVLLFSVLIILSHCYFGYRATGGPAGVGVAVGKAVRLSIVTVSVMNFFIGFAIWGTDVTVRIAG is encoded by the coding sequence ATGACCTTCCTCCAGGGCGCCAAGCGGATCGCCAACCGTCCTTTGCAGACACTGGACAACCTCGGCGACCAGATGTCCTTCTACGGCCGCGCTTTGCTGTGGACGCCGCGGACGTTGCGCCGCTACATGAAAGAGGTCCTGCGGCTGCTGGCCGAGGTGAGCTTCGGTTCCGGCTCGCTCGCGGTCATCGGCGGCACGGTCGGCGTGATGGTCGGCCTGACGCTGTTCACCGGTGTCCTCGTCGGCCTTCAGGGCTACTCGGCGCTGAACTCGATCGGCACCTCGGCCTTCACCGGGTTCCTGACCGCGTTCTTCAACACCCGTGAGATCGCGCCGCTGGTCGCGGGCCTCGCGCTGTCGGCGACGGTCGGCGCCGGGTTCACCGCCCAGCTGGGCGCGATGCGGATCTCCGAGGAGATCGACGCGCTCGAGGTCATGGGCGTGCCGAGCCTGCCGTACCTGGTGACCACGCGGATCATCGCCGGTTTCGTCGCGGTCATCCCGCTGTACGTCATCGGCCTGCTGAGTTCGTATCTGGCGTCCCGGTTGGTCGTTATCTACATCTACAACCAGTCAGCGGGTACCTACGACCATTACTTCGACCTCTTCCTACCTCCACAGGATGTGCTCTATTCGTTCATCAAGGTGCTGTTGTTCAGCGTCTTGATCATCCTGTCCCATTGCTATTTCGGTTACCGGGCCACCGGTGGCCCGGCCGGTGTCGGTGTGGCCGTCGGCAAGGCGGTCCGGCTGAGCATCGTCACGGTGTCCGTCATGAACTTCTTCATCGGTTTCGCGATCTGGGGAACCGACGTCACGGTGAGGATCGCAGGATGA
- a CDS encoding MCE family protein: MIATVRRRLLGLLLVAVLIGGVALSIALYEKAFTPVVSVKLQSSSIGNQLLKQSDVKVRGLIVGSVKDIAATPDGAELTLALNPESAKLIPQNVSARFLPKTLFGERFVSLEIPDAPSVKTIAEGDVITQDRTSSAVELEQAFAHLMPVLQAVQPQKLSSTLSAISTALNGRGDQLGDTLAQLGTYVGDLNPHEPQLQRNLKELAEFSDNLNAVAPDLVQTLDNLSTTTRTVVDQKLNLQNLYGSVTQASVDLQTFLQNNGDNLIRLADSARPTAELLAKYAPEYPCVIGQMADVLPKIDQALGKGTNRPGLHATIEITVNRGPYLPGKDEPKFEDKRGPRCYDLKQFPDPFPQDPPDGPIQDGTTHKAPARSTNDGLSPSNNFANFGGYNGNGGGAPAGNPTFSTSESDFLAQLVAPQVGMSASDVPGWGSLLVGPLYRGAEVHVK; the protein is encoded by the coding sequence ATGATCGCGACAGTCCGGCGCAGGCTGCTGGGCCTGCTGCTTGTCGCCGTGCTCATCGGCGGAGTGGCGCTGAGCATCGCGCTGTACGAAAAGGCGTTCACCCCCGTGGTGAGTGTGAAACTCCAGTCGAGCAGCATCGGGAACCAGTTGCTGAAGCAGTCCGACGTGAAGGTCCGTGGTCTCATCGTCGGTTCGGTGAAGGACATCGCCGCGACGCCGGACGGCGCCGAACTCACGCTCGCGCTGAATCCGGAGTCGGCGAAACTGATCCCCCAGAACGTTTCCGCGCGATTCCTGCCGAAGACGTTGTTCGGTGAGCGTTTCGTTTCCCTCGAAATCCCGGACGCCCCTTCGGTGAAGACGATCGCCGAGGGCGACGTGATCACCCAGGACCGCACGTCCAGCGCGGTCGAACTCGAGCAGGCCTTCGCCCATCTGATGCCGGTGCTCCAGGCCGTCCAGCCGCAGAAGCTTTCGAGCACGCTCTCGGCGATCTCCACCGCGCTCAACGGCCGCGGTGACCAGCTCGGCGACACCCTCGCCCAGCTCGGCACGTACGTCGGCGACCTGAACCCGCACGAGCCCCAGCTCCAGCGGAACCTCAAGGAGCTGGCGGAGTTCTCGGACAACCTCAACGCCGTCGCCCCGGATCTGGTGCAGACCTTGGACAACCTGAGCACCACCACGCGCACCGTGGTGGACCAGAAGCTGAACCTGCAGAACCTCTACGGCAGCGTCACGCAGGCTTCGGTCGACCTGCAGACCTTCCTGCAGAACAACGGCGACAACCTCATCCGCCTCGCCGACAGCGCCCGCCCGACGGCGGAACTGCTGGCGAAGTACGCGCCGGAGTACCCGTGCGTGATCGGGCAGATGGCCGACGTCCTGCCGAAGATCGACCAGGCGCTGGGCAAGGGCACCAACCGGCCCGGCCTGCACGCGACCATCGAGATCACCGTCAACCGCGGCCCGTACCTGCCCGGCAAGGACGAGCCGAAGTTCGAGGACAAACGCGGCCCGCGCTGCTACGACCTCAAGCAGTTCCCGGACCCGTTCCCGCAGGACCCGCCGGACGGCCCGATCCAGGACGGCACCACGCACAAGGCGCCCGCCCGGTCGACCAACGACGGTCTCTCGCCGTCCAACAACTTCGCGAACTTCGGCGGTTACAACGGCAACGGCGGCGGCGCGCCCGCCGGTAACCCGACTTTCAGCACGTCGGAGTCGGACTTCCTCGCGCAGCTGGTCGCCCCGCAGGTCGGAATGTCCGCCTCGGACGTGCCCGGCTGGGGCTCGCTGCTCGTCGGTCCGCTCTACCGGGGAGCGGAGGTGCACGTCAAATGA
- a CDS encoding MCE family protein, with protein sequence MRGLLAPLIKLCVFVVVTVLFTTILGISIANINTTSTTAYKARFSDATLVLPNDDVRIAGVRVGQVKEVRIVDRRQAEIEFEVDAGRKLPAGVTAQIKFRNLVGQRYLSLGQGTDSSGKTLAPGGNIPLERTTPALDLTQLFNGFKPLFTALNPDDINKLSYEVIQVLQGEGGTIESLLQHTASLATTISDKDQVIGEVIDNLNSVLDTVNAHTPQLNDLIVKLQQLVSGLAADREPIGDAIDSLGNLAQTTSGLLGEAREPLKQDIAALGTLTKNLNDSQPIIEHFIQFLPQKVTALTRTADYGSWFNFFACELTGAVALPPLINEPINLPLLPVNRARCTA encoded by the coding sequence ATGAGGGGTTTGCTCGCACCGCTGATCAAGCTCTGCGTCTTCGTCGTGGTCACCGTGCTGTTCACGACGATCCTCGGGATCAGCATCGCCAACATCAACACCACCAGCACCACCGCCTACAAGGCACGCTTCAGCGACGCGACCCTGGTGCTGCCCAACGACGACGTCCGCATCGCCGGCGTCCGGGTCGGGCAGGTCAAGGAGGTCCGCATCGTCGACCGGCGCCAGGCCGAGATCGAGTTCGAGGTGGACGCCGGCCGCAAACTGCCCGCCGGGGTGACCGCGCAGATCAAGTTCCGGAACCTGGTCGGCCAGCGCTACCTCTCGCTCGGGCAGGGCACCGACTCCTCCGGCAAGACGCTGGCACCGGGCGGGAACATCCCGCTGGAGCGGACCACGCCGGCGCTCGACCTGACGCAGCTGTTCAACGGGTTCAAGCCGCTGTTCACCGCGCTCAACCCGGACGACATCAACAAGCTGTCCTACGAGGTCATCCAGGTCCTGCAGGGTGAAGGCGGCACGATCGAAAGCCTGCTGCAGCACACCGCGTCGCTGGCGACCACGATCTCCGACAAGGACCAGGTGATCGGTGAGGTCATCGACAACCTGAACTCGGTGCTCGACACGGTCAACGCGCACACGCCGCAGCTGAACGACCTGATCGTCAAGCTGCAGCAGCTGGTCTCCGGGCTGGCCGCGGACCGCGAGCCGATCGGCGACGCCATCGACTCGCTCGGGAATCTGGCGCAGACGACGTCCGGGCTGCTCGGCGAGGCCCGCGAGCCGCTCAAGCAGGACATCGCGGCGCTCGGCACGCTGACGAAGAACCTCAACGACAGCCAGCCGATCATCGAGCACTTCATCCAGTTCCTGCCGCAGAAGGTGACCGCGCTGACCCGCACCGCCGACTACGGCTCCTGGTTCAACTTCTTCGCCTGTGAACTGACAGGAGCCGTCGCCCTGCCTCCGCTGATCAACGAGCCGATCAACCTGCCGCTGCTGCCGGTCAACCGGGCGAGGTGCACGGCATGA